From Corynebacterium pseudotuberculosis:
GCTTTCCGCCGTATTCAAGAAAATCTAGGCGAGTCTTTTCGTTCTGTAGGTCCTCTCCGCGCCTAGTTGCGTGGAGGTACAGAGATAAAAAGCTTCCCAACTCCTTTTGGTCGCGAGTTGGGAAGCTTTTTTGTGCGGTATAACCGTGTTACTCCTTGGGCTTAGGCCAATCGAAGTTGCTAAATTGTTTTTCCAACTCAGAAAAGCGGCGTTCCATCTCGTCTTGGGCGTAGCCATCATTACGCTTTTTTTGGTATTCCTCTGGCATGAGGCCTGAGGTGAGGTAGACGATCTGAGCAGCAACGTTGACCGTATGATCAGCAAAACGCTCAAAATAGCGTGCGAGCAATGTGACGTCCACTGCTTCCCTGGTGCTGTGCGGCCAGTCGCGCTTAGTGAGCACCCCCATGAGGTGATCGTGGAGATCGTCCACGGCATCGTCGTCTGCAGAGAGTACTAGCGCCACGTCTGCGTCGGGGTCAATGAGCACGCTGCGGATCTTTTCTGACATTTCCAGGCTAAGCCGGCACATTTCTTGAAAATAACCTGTAATCGGCTCAGGTATAGCCGATTCGGGATAGCGTCGCCTTGCAATACTTGCGATGTGCATTGCTAGTTTGGCCATACGATCCAGGTCTTCCACGATGTAGATGGAAGAGACGATTTGCCTGAGATCGCGAGCAACGGGGGCCTCAAGCGCCAAAAGCTGAACAGCGCGCTTGCTTGAACGCGTTTTGATTTCTTCCATTTCGTCGGAAAGCGATAACGCGGCCTGGGTTGCTTGCAGCGACTGTTCCATCAGGCCTTTGGAGGCATTACGAAGGATCTTTGTCACCGTATCGCACATGACGATCAGGTCATGTGAAAAGGCATCAAGATGTTCTCTGTAGGCTGTCCGCATGGGGAAACTATAACCCTAAAACGCTAATGCGGCTGGGTATGAAGCGCCTATCCCCCCGAGTGCATGATTTCCGCACCTTCCGGAACGGTCGCATCCTGAGGATCGTCGAGCCAGCCTTCAGGAAGCGACACCTTGGCCGGCGACCCCTGTCTACCGCGTGCGCTATCCGAATCTTCCGCCAAAGCTTCAGAATCCTCCCATGGAGCCAGCGCCTCTTTGAGCTCGCGCAGTGTGCTGATACGAGCTAGCGCTCCGCGGAAGTCTCCTCCCACAGGAAAACCGCGTAGATACCACCCCATGTGCTTGCGCATATCGCGACAACCTTTGGTTTCTCCTTCATGTTCGACGAGAAGCTCTGCGTGGCGATAGATAATGCGAGTTACTTCTCCCAGGGTGGGCTCCGGAGGGATCTCTTTGCCTCTCATGGCGGCAGAGAGTCCGGCAAAAAGCCATGGCCTTCCCAGGCAGCCTCTGCCCACTACTACGCCGTCACAGCCGGAGGCCTTGATCATGTCGATGGCATCTGTGGGTTTGAAAATATCGCCATTGCCAAGGACCGGGATGCCAGTGTGAGCGAGATGCTCTTTCAGCTTTCCTATTTCATCCCAATGCGCATCCCCGGAATA
This genomic window contains:
- the phoU gene encoding phosphate signaling complex protein PhoU; the encoded protein is MRTAYREHLDAFSHDLIVMCDTVTKILRNASKGLMEQSLQATQAALSLSDEMEEIKTRSSKRAVQLLALEAPVARDLRQIVSSIYIVEDLDRMAKLAMHIASIARRRYPESAIPEPITGYFQEMCRLSLEMSEKIRSVLIDPDADVALVLSADDDAVDDLHDHLMGVLTKRDWPHSTREAVDVTLLARYFERFADHTVNVAAQIVYLTSGLMPEEYQKKRNDGYAQDEMERRFSELEKQFSNFDWPKPKE
- the dusB gene encoding tRNA dihydrouridine synthase DusB: MTLKIGALSLDSAVALAPMAGVTNIAFRTLCREQELERTGTVSGLYICEMITARALVHRNEKTLHMTTFGPQEDVRSLQLYTVDPEYTFKAAKMIADEGIADHIDMNFGCPVPKVTKRGGGSALPYKRRLFGNIIAAAVKGVEGTNIPVTVKFRMGIDHDHLTHLDAGRIAAEEGAAAVTLHARTAAERYSGDAHWDEIGKLKEHLAHTGIPVLGNGDIFKPTDAIDMIKASGCDGVVVGRGCLGRPWLFAGLSAAMRGKEIPPEPTLGEVTRIIYRHAELLVEHEGETKGCRDMRKHMGWYLRGFPVGGDFRGALARISTLRELKEALAPWEDSEALAEDSDSARGRQGSPAKVSLPEGWLDDPQDATVPEGAEIMHSGG